From Nicotiana tabacum cultivar K326 chromosome 22, ASM71507v2, whole genome shotgun sequence, one genomic window encodes:
- the LOC107776280 gene encoding meiosis-specific protein ASY3-like isoform X2: MEVNRKPNSRDDPMSDAWSFGSNYHPSSQSRKISVGIVIDSVAKCRTQKAKQAENHAHVAALKTSNKGTSAENGGTTVARNKRNFTNDRKKKEIGSTSATREPTEQQISPWISTKTLHHESTLEPVTPAEKPSIVQGVVEMSNRSNRVEVKENAAVEEMPEKEVKGKNAKPENAGSETLRLKLWEILGNVSSQNKQCPNSPVLEQDANASHPKHKDTGYHVDEPRQNSDTIESDTQSHEYAIRRPVTRSLARKRAPAKLKSYSRKRPPACKEDGLEKNPFLSKDRWSRTLCDAGTDSSLMENGRRGKRKSHQMDASKICKQNNVMKGEDASNSHKRVLLAEKFVFPGVAAGNGTTLFEEKKDEMDQPNADNLESPVVEMTEQLRNLQELVDQHGDSADKSKRKALDSDSDEQIPTLAMKTPSRKSFPGFAPRSDQGQPHGNVHEHITSKTEGISNVKSSDSGGRSFPGFAPRSNLGQPHGDVHEHITSKTEGISNVKSSDSGRKSFPGFALRSNLGQPPGDVHEHITSKTEGISNVKRFGPGRKSFPEFAPRSNLGQPHGDVHEHITSKTEGICKVKSFDGLKREYKSNALDESSDDAGKLGSSPFSESRPIKEEDTQLRFSRPSSMESDAEGSEDSSNIQGGIQTQLSPEIGNTKEQEAPRPNKRLFNKDDANLSGVNLAAASSKGIDCRKLERYLAQNEEDALTSAMTLFAISLEKVRSKMKSVTNQRSAEILESVAENIHTQLQNAEFQIKADMGKITSLNKSKRKHVEEVLQEKQQHLNAIYERFKEEVNQHLQDCKSTLESLEAHEVEVKATVEKRKASSRKLLLEAEEAIETQLDYAERRINSIHHVAREKMCQLKLVVAECLKEGVLG, encoded by the exons ATGGAGGTCAACAGGAAGCCAAATTCACGAGAT GACCCTATGAGTGACGCTTGGAGTTTTGGCAGCAATTATCACCCATCGAGTCAATCTAGAAAAATATCAGTTGGAATTGTGATAGATTCAGTTGCAAAATGCAGAACACAAAAAGCAAAGCAAGCTGAAAATCACGCGCACGTGGCTGCACTTAAAACTTCTAACAAAGGGACATCTGCTGAAAATGGTGGGACAACAGTGGCTCGAAACAAGCGGAATTTTACGAATGacagaaagaagaaggaaatagGGAGCACTTCTGCTACCAGAGAGCCCACGGAGCAGCAGATATCTCCTTGGATATCAACTAAAACCCTCCACCATGAATCAACTTTAGAGCCTGTTACTCCAGCAGAGAAACCTTCAATTGTTCAGGGCGTAGTTGAGATGTCCAACAGATCAAACAGAGTGGAG GTGAAGGAGAATGCTGCAGTGGAAGAAATGCCTGAGAAAGAAGTCAAAGGAAAAAATGCCAAACCAGAAAATGCAGGCAGTGAAACTTTACGGTTGAAGCTTTGGGAGATCTTAGGAAATGTTTCTTCCCAAAACAAGCAGTGTCCAAATTCTCCAGTTCTCGAGCAGGATGCAAACGCCTCTCACCCAAAGCACAAAGACACAGGATATCATGTTGATGAGCCTAGGCAAAATTCAGATACTATAGAAAGTGATACTCAAAGTCATGAGTACGCTATTAGGAGACCGGTTACTCGTTCTTTAGCTCGAAAAAGAGCTCCTGCTAAGTTGAAATCATACAGTAGAAAAAGGCCACCGGCATGTAAGGAGGATGGCTTAGAGAAAAATCCCTTCCTTTCAAAAGATCGGTGGTCTAGAACATTATGTGATGCTGGCACTGATAGCTCGTTGATGGAAAATGGAAGGAGAGGCAAGAGGAAGAGTCACCAGATGGATGCATCCAAGATTTGCAAGCAGAACAACGTAATGAAAGGTGAAGACGCAAGCAATAGTCATAAAAGAGTACTACTTGCTGAGAAATTTGTATTTCCTGGTGTTGCAGCTGGTAATGGTACTACTTTGTTTGAGGAGAAAAAAGACGAGATGGACCAGCCAAATGCTGATAACCTAGAATCCCCTGTTGTAGAGATGACTGAGCAGCTTAGAAATCTGCAAGAACTTGTAGATCAGCATGGAGACTCAGCAGATAAATCCAAGAGGAAAGCATTGGATTCGGACTCTGACGAACAAATCCCAACTTTGGCAATGAAAACACCTAGCAGAAAATCGTTTCCTGGATTTGCACCAAGAAGCGATCAGGGGCAACCGCATGGTAATGTTCATGAACATATAACATCTAAAACTGAGGGAATCTCTAATGTCAAGAGCTCTGATTCTGGCGGAAGATCTTTTCCTGGATTTGCGCCAAGAAGCAATCTGGGGCAACCACATGGTGATGTTCATGAACATATAACATCTAAAACTGAGGGAATTTCTAATGTCAAGAGCTCTGATTCTGGCAGAAAATCTTTTCCTGGATTTGCACTAAGAAGCAATCTGGGGCAACCACCTGGTGATGTTCATGAACATATAACATCTAAAACTGAGGGAATTTCTAATGTCAAGAGATTTGGTCCTGGCAGAAAATCTTTTCCTGAATTTGCACCAAGAAGTAATCTGGGGCAACCACATGGTGATGTTCATGAACATATTACATCTAAAACTGAGGGCATTTGTAAGGTCAAGAGCTTTGATGGACTTAAACGAGAATACAAGTCCAATGCATTGGATGAGTCATCT GATGATGCAGGGAAATTGGGAAGTTCTCCTTTTTCTGAATCAAGGCCTATCAAGGAAGAAGATACACAGCTTAGGTTTTCTAGACCGTCATCCATGGAAAGTGATGCTGAGGGCTCTGAAGACAGTTCAAACATTCAAG GTGGTATACAGACACAACTGTCTCCTGAAATCGGTAATACCAAGGAACAAGAGGCTCCTCGACCAAACAAAAGACTCTTCAACAAAGATGATGCTAATCTTTCTGGAGTTAATCTTGCTGCAGCCTCTTCTAAAG GAATTGATTGTAGGAAGCTTGAGAGGTATTTAGCACAGAATGAAGAGGATGCGCTAACTAG TGCCATGACCTTATTTGCTATCTCGTTGGAGAAAGTTAGAAGCAAAATGAAGTCTGTTACTAACCAACGATCTGCTGAGATTCTGGAGTCTGTTGCGGAGAATATACATACGCAGTTGCAGAATGCCGAGTTTCAGATTAAAGCAGACAT GGGAAAGATAACCAGTCTGAATAAATCAAAGAGAAAGCATGTAGAAGAAGTGCTTCAAG AGAAACAGCAGCATCTGAATGCCATATACGAAAGATTCAAAGAAGAGGTCAATCAGCATCTCCAGGATTGCAAGAGCACACTTGAATCTCTAGAAGCACACGAAGTTGAAGTGAAAGCAACTGTGGAAAAGAGAA AAGCATCAAGTAGGAAACTACTTTTGGAAGCGGAAGAGGCAATTGAGACTCAGCTTGATTATGCTGAAAGAAGGATTAATTCGATCCACCAT GTGGCAAGAGAGAAGATGTGTCAGCTGAAACTTGTGGTTGCTGAATGTTTAAAAGAGGGTGTCCTTGGTTGA
- the LOC107776280 gene encoding meiosis-specific protein ASY3-like isoform X1, whose translation MEVNRKPNSRDDPMSDAWSFGSNYHPSSQSRKISVGIVIDSVAKCRTQKAKQAENHAHVAALKTSNKGTSAENGGTTVARNKRNFTNDRKKKEIGSTSATREPTEQQISPWISTKTLHHESTLEPVTPAEKPSIVQGVVEMSNRSNRVEVGPVECSLRAFLIQTRTLQFDKSKQVKENAAVEEMPEKEVKGKNAKPENAGSETLRLKLWEILGNVSSQNKQCPNSPVLEQDANASHPKHKDTGYHVDEPRQNSDTIESDTQSHEYAIRRPVTRSLARKRAPAKLKSYSRKRPPACKEDGLEKNPFLSKDRWSRTLCDAGTDSSLMENGRRGKRKSHQMDASKICKQNNVMKGEDASNSHKRVLLAEKFVFPGVAAGNGTTLFEEKKDEMDQPNADNLESPVVEMTEQLRNLQELVDQHGDSADKSKRKALDSDSDEQIPTLAMKTPSRKSFPGFAPRSDQGQPHGNVHEHITSKTEGISNVKSSDSGGRSFPGFAPRSNLGQPHGDVHEHITSKTEGISNVKSSDSGRKSFPGFALRSNLGQPPGDVHEHITSKTEGISNVKRFGPGRKSFPEFAPRSNLGQPHGDVHEHITSKTEGICKVKSFDGLKREYKSNALDESSDDAGKLGSSPFSESRPIKEEDTQLRFSRPSSMESDAEGSEDSSNIQGGIQTQLSPEIGNTKEQEAPRPNKRLFNKDDANLSGVNLAAASSKGIDCRKLERYLAQNEEDALTSAMTLFAISLEKVRSKMKSVTNQRSAEILESVAENIHTQLQNAEFQIKADMGKITSLNKSKRKHVEEVLQEKQQHLNAIYERFKEEVNQHLQDCKSTLESLEAHEVEVKATVEKRKASSRKLLLEAEEAIETQLDYAERRINSIHHVAREKMCQLKLVVAECLKEGVLG comes from the exons ATGGAGGTCAACAGGAAGCCAAATTCACGAGAT GACCCTATGAGTGACGCTTGGAGTTTTGGCAGCAATTATCACCCATCGAGTCAATCTAGAAAAATATCAGTTGGAATTGTGATAGATTCAGTTGCAAAATGCAGAACACAAAAAGCAAAGCAAGCTGAAAATCACGCGCACGTGGCTGCACTTAAAACTTCTAACAAAGGGACATCTGCTGAAAATGGTGGGACAACAGTGGCTCGAAACAAGCGGAATTTTACGAATGacagaaagaagaaggaaatagGGAGCACTTCTGCTACCAGAGAGCCCACGGAGCAGCAGATATCTCCTTGGATATCAACTAAAACCCTCCACCATGAATCAACTTTAGAGCCTGTTACTCCAGCAGAGAAACCTTCAATTGTTCAGGGCGTAGTTGAGATGTCCAACAGATCAAACAGAGTGGAGGTAGGACCAGTAGAGTGTTCTTTAAGGGCTTTCTTAATCCAGACAAGGACTTTACAGTTTGACAAATCAAAGCAGGTGAAGGAGAATGCTGCAGTGGAAGAAATGCCTGAGAAAGAAGTCAAAGGAAAAAATGCCAAACCAGAAAATGCAGGCAGTGAAACTTTACGGTTGAAGCTTTGGGAGATCTTAGGAAATGTTTCTTCCCAAAACAAGCAGTGTCCAAATTCTCCAGTTCTCGAGCAGGATGCAAACGCCTCTCACCCAAAGCACAAAGACACAGGATATCATGTTGATGAGCCTAGGCAAAATTCAGATACTATAGAAAGTGATACTCAAAGTCATGAGTACGCTATTAGGAGACCGGTTACTCGTTCTTTAGCTCGAAAAAGAGCTCCTGCTAAGTTGAAATCATACAGTAGAAAAAGGCCACCGGCATGTAAGGAGGATGGCTTAGAGAAAAATCCCTTCCTTTCAAAAGATCGGTGGTCTAGAACATTATGTGATGCTGGCACTGATAGCTCGTTGATGGAAAATGGAAGGAGAGGCAAGAGGAAGAGTCACCAGATGGATGCATCCAAGATTTGCAAGCAGAACAACGTAATGAAAGGTGAAGACGCAAGCAATAGTCATAAAAGAGTACTACTTGCTGAGAAATTTGTATTTCCTGGTGTTGCAGCTGGTAATGGTACTACTTTGTTTGAGGAGAAAAAAGACGAGATGGACCAGCCAAATGCTGATAACCTAGAATCCCCTGTTGTAGAGATGACTGAGCAGCTTAGAAATCTGCAAGAACTTGTAGATCAGCATGGAGACTCAGCAGATAAATCCAAGAGGAAAGCATTGGATTCGGACTCTGACGAACAAATCCCAACTTTGGCAATGAAAACACCTAGCAGAAAATCGTTTCCTGGATTTGCACCAAGAAGCGATCAGGGGCAACCGCATGGTAATGTTCATGAACATATAACATCTAAAACTGAGGGAATCTCTAATGTCAAGAGCTCTGATTCTGGCGGAAGATCTTTTCCTGGATTTGCGCCAAGAAGCAATCTGGGGCAACCACATGGTGATGTTCATGAACATATAACATCTAAAACTGAGGGAATTTCTAATGTCAAGAGCTCTGATTCTGGCAGAAAATCTTTTCCTGGATTTGCACTAAGAAGCAATCTGGGGCAACCACCTGGTGATGTTCATGAACATATAACATCTAAAACTGAGGGAATTTCTAATGTCAAGAGATTTGGTCCTGGCAGAAAATCTTTTCCTGAATTTGCACCAAGAAGTAATCTGGGGCAACCACATGGTGATGTTCATGAACATATTACATCTAAAACTGAGGGCATTTGTAAGGTCAAGAGCTTTGATGGACTTAAACGAGAATACAAGTCCAATGCATTGGATGAGTCATCT GATGATGCAGGGAAATTGGGAAGTTCTCCTTTTTCTGAATCAAGGCCTATCAAGGAAGAAGATACACAGCTTAGGTTTTCTAGACCGTCATCCATGGAAAGTGATGCTGAGGGCTCTGAAGACAGTTCAAACATTCAAG GTGGTATACAGACACAACTGTCTCCTGAAATCGGTAATACCAAGGAACAAGAGGCTCCTCGACCAAACAAAAGACTCTTCAACAAAGATGATGCTAATCTTTCTGGAGTTAATCTTGCTGCAGCCTCTTCTAAAG GAATTGATTGTAGGAAGCTTGAGAGGTATTTAGCACAGAATGAAGAGGATGCGCTAACTAG TGCCATGACCTTATTTGCTATCTCGTTGGAGAAAGTTAGAAGCAAAATGAAGTCTGTTACTAACCAACGATCTGCTGAGATTCTGGAGTCTGTTGCGGAGAATATACATACGCAGTTGCAGAATGCCGAGTTTCAGATTAAAGCAGACAT GGGAAAGATAACCAGTCTGAATAAATCAAAGAGAAAGCATGTAGAAGAAGTGCTTCAAG AGAAACAGCAGCATCTGAATGCCATATACGAAAGATTCAAAGAAGAGGTCAATCAGCATCTCCAGGATTGCAAGAGCACACTTGAATCTCTAGAAGCACACGAAGTTGAAGTGAAAGCAACTGTGGAAAAGAGAA AAGCATCAAGTAGGAAACTACTTTTGGAAGCGGAAGAGGCAATTGAGACTCAGCTTGATTATGCTGAAAGAAGGATTAATTCGATCCACCAT GTGGCAAGAGAGAAGATGTGTCAGCTGAAACTTGTGGTTGCTGAATGTTTAAAAGAGGGTGTCCTTGGTTGA